A single genomic interval of Nitratidesulfovibrio sp. SRB-5 harbors:
- a CDS encoding class I SAM-dependent methyltransferase, with product MLNDTKKALWALVEKNQFHSSFVGAFVNPFWLCRRELFRTLQELAPGLSGTVLDFGCGSGPYRRLLCNASAYIGLEYDTPANRAGKSADIFYDGLTIPLGDSSVDSILSTQTLEHVPNPERITEEWHRVLCPGGRVLLTVPFMWPEHEMPYDYQRYTTNGLRHLLERKGFSILDQRRLLADCRTPAQLLLAWLYDALRFGVRSPKTRLLLTFLLCAPIALLAEGMAVVCPKNMNTYMDNVILAEKFA from the coding sequence ATGCTGAATGACACCAAGAAGGCTCTCTGGGCGCTTGTTGAAAAAAACCAGTTCCACTCTTCTTTTGTTGGCGCTTTCGTCAATCCATTTTGGCTGTGTCGTAGGGAACTTTTCAGGACGCTGCAAGAATTAGCACCTGGCTTGTCTGGTACTGTTCTGGATTTTGGGTGCGGTTCGGGGCCGTATCGGCGACTGCTGTGCAACGCGAGCGCATATATTGGATTGGAATATGATACGCCCGCAAACCGTGCGGGAAAAAGTGCCGACATTTTCTATGATGGTTTGACGATACCTCTGGGCGACAGTTCAGTTGATAGTATTCTGTCAACACAGACGCTAGAGCACGTGCCAAACCCAGAGCGCATTACAGAAGAGTGGCACAGGGTTCTCTGTCCTGGAGGCAGAGTTCTGCTTACTGTTCCTTTCATGTGGCCAGAGCACGAGATGCCGTACGATTACCAGCGATACACAACGAATGGGCTGCGACATCTTCTTGAGCGCAAAGGTTTTTCAATCCTTGACCAAAGACGGCTGCTTGCAGACTGCCGTACGCCTGCACAGTTGCTTCTTGCATGGCTTTATGACGCACTGCGGTTCGGCGTGCGTTCACCAAAGACACGATTACTGCTGACTTTCCTTTTGTGTGCCCCCATAGCATTGTTGGCTGAAGGGATGGCTGTGGTTTGCCCCAAAAACATGAATACGTATATGGACAATGTAATTTTGGCGGAAAAATTCGCATGA
- a CDS encoding TIGR04325 family methyltransferase, with amino-acid sequence MIAPIALFAFNRPEHLRRTLDALAANELAAASDLTIFCDGPRSENEKTQTEAVRAVAQAAGGFRSCTVIERKKNHGLATSIITGVTEILDKSDRIIVLEDDMATSPHFLQYMNDGLNIYADNPKVASVHGWCFPNTIANPPETFFLHGADCWGWATWKRAWNFFEPDACKLLMQLYQRNMADAFNLDGAYKYTEMLQAALEGKNDSWAVRWHASAFLRNMYTLHPSRSLVQNIGLDASGTHCGNDTTHIVSISTTPIRVVSQPVEENSALLHAKREFYRSIGSAKNTLRSKWIPLLKDCMPPIVLRYVQQLRQREKTAETLTWQGNYPDWQSAVAASTGYDQEAIFVKVRDAARAVRDGKARWERDSALFYHEEYNLPLLSALMSVAAWNKGRLRVLDFGGAFGSTYWQHKHLLHKLDELSWNVVEQPRIVACGQAEFSTDELRFWLDIQACATAGPVDVMLFSSVLQYLELPYALLEQAVTLQPQAIILARTPFAEEGERITIQHVPVEIYAANYPCRWLNRSRVTAILRENYCLLPDYRTHLDPPGFCGIIAIKRDQHAE; translated from the coding sequence ATGATCGCACCTATAGCCCTTTTTGCCTTCAACCGGCCCGAACACCTGCGCCGGACTCTCGACGCCTTGGCCGCCAACGAACTGGCTGCCGCGAGCGATCTGACCATTTTTTGTGACGGCCCCCGCAGCGAAAATGAAAAAACGCAGACGGAAGCAGTACGAGCAGTCGCCCAGGCTGCTGGGGGATTCCGCTCTTGCACAGTCATTGAACGAAAAAAAAACCACGGCTTGGCCACCAGCATCATAACCGGCGTGACGGAGATTCTTGACAAGAGCGACCGCATCATCGTGCTTGAAGATGACATGGCAACATCGCCACATTTTTTACAGTACATGAACGACGGATTGAACATCTATGCAGATAATCCCAAGGTGGCGTCCGTTCATGGGTGGTGCTTCCCCAACACCATAGCCAACCCGCCAGAGACTTTCTTTTTGCATGGCGCCGATTGCTGGGGCTGGGCAACTTGGAAGCGCGCATGGAATTTTTTTGAGCCGGATGCGTGTAAGCTTTTAATGCAGTTATACCAGCGCAACATGGCTGATGCCTTTAATCTTGACGGTGCGTACAAATATACTGAAATGCTGCAGGCCGCCCTCGAGGGAAAAAACGACTCCTGGGCCGTACGCTGGCATGCTTCTGCCTTTTTACGCAACATGTATACCCTACATCCCAGTCGCTCTTTAGTGCAAAACATAGGCCTTGATGCGTCAGGCACTCATTGCGGCAACGACACAACGCATATTGTATCCATTTCCACAACACCCATAAGAGTTGTCAGTCAGCCTGTTGAAGAAAACTCCGCGTTGCTTCATGCAAAAAGAGAATTTTATCGCAGTATTGGCAGTGCCAAAAACACCTTGCGCTCCAAGTGGATTCCCCTGCTCAAAGATTGCATGCCACCCATCGTGCTGCGTTATGTCCAGCAATTGCGCCAGCGTGAAAAAACTGCGGAAACCCTGACATGGCAAGGTAATTATCCTGACTGGCAAAGCGCTGTCGCCGCCTCAACTGGCTATGATCAGGAAGCTATTTTCGTGAAGGTTCGCGACGCAGCTCGCGCTGTGCGTGATGGCAAAGCCCGCTGGGAGCGCGACTCCGCCCTTTTTTATCATGAAGAATACAACTTGCCTTTGCTGTCGGCGCTCATGAGCGTGGCCGCATGGAACAAGGGCCGCTTGCGCGTCCTTGATTTCGGCGGCGCATTTGGTAGCACCTACTGGCAGCATAAGCACTTGCTGCACAAGCTGGACGAGCTGTCGTGGAATGTGGTGGAACAACCGCGCATCGTTGCCTGCGGACAGGCTGAATTCAGCACTGATGAGCTACGTTTTTGGCTCGACATTCAAGCCTGTGCCACGGCTGGACCAGTGGACGTGATGTTGTTTTCCAGCGTGCTGCAATATCTGGAGCTTCCTTATGCCCTGCTTGAACAGGCTGTTACCCTACAACCGCAAGCCATTATTCTGGCGCGCACTCCGTTTGCTGAGGAGGGAGAGCGGATAACCATACAGCATGTGCCCGTAGAAATATATGCGGCGAATTATCCCTGCCGCTGGCTAAACAGAAGCCGTGTGACCGCGATCCTGAGGGAAAACTACTGCCTACTGCCTGACTACCGGACGCACCTTGATCCGCCGGGGTTTTGCGGGATCATCGCCATAAAACGAGACCAGCATGCTGAATGA
- a CDS encoding NAD-dependent epimerase/dehydratase family protein: MDFSGARVLITGGAGFIGSTLAHRLVNLGAQVTIADSFIPEYGGSPANLEGIEKKISLSVTDVRDPHAMRYLVQGQDFLFNLAGQTSHMDSMADPFTDLEINAKAQLSILESCRTNNPRVKIVFAGTRQIYGRPDYLPVDEEHPIRPVDINGIHKVAGEWYHMLYNNVYGLRSTVLRLTNTYGPRMRIKDARQTFVGIWIRLILEGKIFEVWGGEQLRDFTYVEDCVEALLLTASDQADGKVYNLGGDKVVSLRELADALIAASNCGQYALKDFPEDRKKIDIGDYYSQDARIRKELGWHPVVSLEEGLSRTLAYFAPRLEKYL; this comes from the coding sequence ATGGATTTCTCCGGGGCCAGGGTACTCATCACTGGTGGCGCGGGCTTTATCGGCTCCACCCTCGCTCATCGCCTTGTAAATCTCGGTGCGCAAGTAACCATTGCCGACAGTTTTATTCCCGAGTACGGAGGCTCTCCTGCCAATCTGGAAGGGATTGAAAAGAAAATATCACTTTCCGTAACGGATGTGCGCGACCCGCACGCCATGCGCTATCTGGTCCAAGGGCAGGATTTTCTCTTTAACTTGGCGGGACAGACCAGCCATATGGATTCAATGGCTGACCCATTCACAGATCTTGAAATCAATGCAAAAGCCCAGCTTTCTATTCTTGAATCCTGCCGCACGAACAACCCTCGCGTGAAGATCGTCTTTGCAGGCACTAGACAGATATACGGTCGCCCGGATTATCTACCCGTGGATGAGGAGCACCCTATCCGCCCTGTGGACATCAACGGCATCCACAAGGTTGCAGGCGAGTGGTACCACATGTTGTACAATAACGTGTACGGCCTGCGTTCCACCGTACTGCGCCTGACCAACACCTACGGCCCACGCATGCGCATTAAAGATGCTCGTCAAACCTTTGTAGGCATATGGATACGCTTGATCCTGGAGGGCAAGATCTTCGAGGTCTGGGGAGGCGAGCAATTGCGCGACTTCACCTATGTGGAGGATTGCGTGGAAGCTTTGCTGCTAACTGCATCGGACCAGGCGGACGGAAAAGTCTACAATCTTGGTGGAGACAAGGTTGTCAGCCTGAGGGAGTTGGCTGATGCACTTATCGCAGCCAGTAACTGTGGCCAATATGCCCTGAAGGATTTTCCCGAAGATCGCAAGAAAATAGATATTGGCGACTATTACTCTCAAGATGCGCGTATTCGAAAAGAATTGGGCTGGCACCCCGTAGTGTCGCTGGAGGAGGGCTTGAGTCGGACATTGGCCTACTTTGCTCCACGCTTGGAGAAATACCTGTGA
- a CDS encoding ABC transporter permease: MPHELVIEAGRAERQYWKDLWRYRELFLILMWRDVAVQYKQTVVGILWAVLRPLLTMAAFTFVFGKVAKLPSEGGVPYPLMVFVAMLPWQLFATSLAATANSLVSNSNLVSKVYFPRIIVPAGTMGVALVDYAISFLLLGGMMAWYQYAPPLQILAAIPLTMLAAIVALGPGLILCALNVTYRDFRIIVPFITQFGLYVSPVGFSSGIVPEKWRILYECNPMVGVIDGFRWAMLGSIEFPARALCISMICAFICMLLGIKIFRKTERTFADVI, from the coding sequence ATGCCGCACGAACTTGTAATTGAAGCCGGACGCGCCGAACGGCAGTACTGGAAAGACCTGTGGCGTTACCGGGAACTCTTTTTAATCCTGATGTGGCGCGACGTAGCGGTGCAGTACAAACAGACCGTGGTGGGCATACTGTGGGCCGTGCTGCGACCGTTGCTGACCATGGCCGCGTTCACGTTTGTCTTTGGCAAGGTGGCCAAGCTGCCGTCCGAAGGTGGCGTTCCCTACCCGCTTATGGTGTTTGTGGCCATGCTGCCCTGGCAGTTGTTCGCCACATCTCTTGCCGCAACGGCCAATAGCCTTGTGAGCAACAGCAACCTGGTATCCAAGGTATACTTTCCGCGCATCATTGTTCCGGCGGGCACCATGGGCGTGGCATTGGTCGATTACGCCATCTCTTTCTTGCTGCTCGGCGGCATGATGGCTTGGTACCAGTATGCGCCGCCGCTGCAAATTCTTGCCGCCATACCCCTGACAATGCTTGCAGCCATTGTCGCCCTGGGCCCGGGGCTCATTCTCTGCGCCCTCAATGTTACTTATCGCGATTTTCGTATTATTGTGCCCTTCATCACCCAGTTCGGCCTGTATGTCTCGCCCGTGGGTTTTTCGTCCGGCATCGTGCCGGAAAAGTGGCGAATCCTCTATGAGTGCAACCCCATGGTGGGTGTAATCGACGGCTTCCGATGGGCGATGCTGGGGTCCATTGAATTTCCGGCGCGTGCGCTATGCATCAGCATGATATGCGCCTTTATATGCATGCTGTTGGGCATCAAGATTTTTCGCAAGACGGAACGCACCTTTGCGGACGTGATTTAG
- a CDS encoding ABC transporter ATP-binding protein, whose product MKPIISVEGLGKCYTIRHEGQTRYKSLREEIFKLPQRLLHRNAQSQEEFWALKDVRFDVMPGDRVGIIGRNGAGKSTLLKLLSRITEPTTGRITLRGRVASLLEVGTGFHPELSGRENIFLNGAILGMSRAEVRKKFDEIVDFAGVEKFLDTPVKRYSSGMYVRLAFAVAAHLEPEILIVDEVLAVGDAEFQKKCLGKMEDVGKSGRTVLFVSHNMAAMQQLCRYGILLSDGRITDNCDINAAWKKYQNINNQQKAQSEATEFDLKSRRPHGCIREIFTKINLFSIGGVCQSRFEMKSGMVIDFSIANLNDEKDIDFGVVIYDDAGARMTTYNTWMLGVNVEPCTQKLRITIPELFLSPGEYTVNACAARKTAGEYIDRIEPGIKFSIAESNMFSTGYSYSRTDGIFFQNAKMECL is encoded by the coding sequence ATGAAACCCATCATTTCCGTTGAGGGGCTCGGCAAGTGCTATACCATCAGGCACGAAGGGCAGACTCGCTACAAGTCGCTACGTGAAGAGATTTTCAAGCTGCCTCAGCGGTTGCTGCACCGGAACGCGCAAAGCCAGGAAGAATTCTGGGCGCTCAAGGACGTGCGATTTGATGTCATGCCTGGCGACAGGGTGGGCATCATCGGGCGCAACGGTGCAGGCAAGTCCACCCTGCTCAAGCTGCTTTCGCGCATCACGGAACCCACCACGGGGCGCATCACCCTGCGGGGGCGCGTGGCTAGCCTGCTGGAGGTAGGCACGGGCTTTCACCCTGAATTGTCGGGCCGGGAGAACATATTCCTCAATGGGGCTATCCTCGGCATGAGCAGGGCGGAAGTACGAAAAAAATTCGACGAGATCGTGGACTTCGCCGGTGTCGAAAAATTTCTGGATACCCCAGTCAAGCGTTACTCGTCGGGCATGTATGTGCGCCTGGCTTTTGCTGTGGCCGCGCACCTTGAGCCGGAGATTCTGATTGTGGACGAGGTTCTGGCGGTAGGCGACGCTGAATTTCAAAAAAAATGCTTAGGGAAGATGGAGGATGTGGGCAAAAGCGGACGGACCGTACTGTTCGTTAGCCATAACATGGCAGCAATGCAACAATTGTGCAGATATGGCATTCTTCTCAGTGACGGAAGAATAACTGATAATTGTGACATTAATGCTGCTTGGAAAAAGTATCAAAACATTAATAATCAGCAAAAAGCGCAAAGCGAAGCAACTGAATTTGATTTAAAGTCAAGGAGGCCACATGGTTGTATTCGTGAGATTTTCACTAAAATCAACTTGTTTTCGATTGGCGGAGTATGCCAATCAAGATTTGAAATGAAGTCTGGAATGGTTATAGATTTCTCAATTGCAAATTTAAACGACGAAAAAGACATTGATTTTGGCGTTGTTATTTATGACGATGCTGGCGCTAGGATGACAACATACAACACGTGGATGCTGGGTGTAAATGTTGAACCCTGCACGCAGAAACTTCGAATAACTATCCCTGAATTATTCCTGTCTCCAGGTGAATACACAGTTAACGCTTGTGCCGCTAGAAAGACTGCGGGGGAATACATTGACAGGATAGAGCCTGGGATCAAATTCTCTATAGCAGAAAGCAACATGTTTTCCACAGGCTATTCATACTCCCGAACAGACGGCATCTTTTTCCAGAATGCTAAAATGGAGTGTTTGTAG
- a CDS encoding FkbM family methyltransferase, producing MFVVLLKNRLKEIIRKSNLCRKIAEIYDLFPYRMIHYGQNAEDIIAGSLFPASYTGFYVDIGAHHPVKFSNTYLLYQAGWQGINIDPLPGSMTLFNKMRPKDVNLEICVSDDDADVEYYIFSEPAYNTISKKRAEHVISRSYSQLIETKAIKTESLKAIFSRHIPKGQSIDLMTIDVETMELQVLKTNDWERYIPRVIVIESLASFEKDIFSIIHDPAISYLIEQDYRIIGKAINAVYLQHGK from the coding sequence GTGTTTGTAGTGCTTTTAAAAAACAGATTGAAAGAAATCATTAGAAAATCAAATCTATGCAGGAAAATAGCGGAAATCTACGACCTCTTCCCCTACCGCATGATACACTACGGGCAAAATGCAGAAGACATAATTGCAGGAAGTCTCTTCCCTGCTTCCTATACTGGTTTTTATGTTGATATCGGCGCACATCATCCGGTTAAATTCTCTAACACCTATCTATTATACCAAGCCGGATGGCAAGGAATTAATATAGACCCCCTCCCAGGCAGCATGACCCTGTTTAATAAAATGCGCCCGAAAGATGTTAATCTAGAGATCTGTGTCTCTGATGACGATGCCGACGTAGAGTATTACATCTTTTCAGAGCCTGCATACAATACAATATCTAAAAAAAGAGCTGAACACGTAATATCTAGGAGCTATTCTCAGCTCATTGAGACGAAGGCTATCAAGACAGAATCGTTAAAGGCGATTTTTTCGCGCCACATCCCAAAAGGGCAGTCCATCGATTTAATGACCATTGATGTCGAGACAATGGAGCTGCAAGTTTTAAAGACCAACGATTGGGAAAGGTATATTCCAAGGGTGATCGTAATTGAATCGCTCGCCTCTTTCGAAAAGGACATTTTTAGCATCATTCATGATCCTGCGATCTCGTATCTCATTGAACAAGATTACCGCATAATTGGAAAGGCCATAAACGCAGTATACCTACAGCATGGAAAGTAA
- a CDS encoding DegT/DnrJ/EryC1/StrS family aminotransferase has product MTLPFVLFANPGAAYRERKAEVLAAVERSFDSGHYILGKEVEAFEKCFAAYLGVDHVVSCANGTDAIELALRALGVGPGKAVFTVSHTAVATVAAIERAGGQPVLVDIDEATYTMAPASLDAAIQHLLVHRPDLAPAAVIPVHLYGHPCDMDAITAIATRHGMSVLEDCAQAHGARYKGHMVGTIGAAASFSFYPTKNLGALGDGGGVATNDAVLAAEMAALRQYGWKERYISARTGINSRLDPVQAAILAVQLKHLNVDNAVRKRIATIYTTELAGCGLILPTTASWAEHAFHLYVIQCSNRTGFTAFLRERGVGTAVHYPAPVHMQPAYENRMLLAPGGLSVTESITDRIVSLPMFPQLSHDDVARVCSAARQWAKTHN; this is encoded by the coding sequence ATGACCCTCCCCTTCGTTCTCTTTGCCAATCCTGGAGCCGCATACCGCGAGCGCAAAGCTGAAGTACTGGCTGCGGTGGAGAGATCATTCGACAGCGGGCACTACATCCTTGGCAAGGAGGTAGAGGCATTCGAGAAATGCTTTGCTGCCTACCTTGGCGTTGATCATGTCGTCAGTTGTGCCAACGGCACAGACGCCATCGAACTGGCCCTGCGTGCACTGGGAGTTGGCCCCGGTAAGGCGGTCTTTACCGTGTCGCATACAGCTGTTGCCACTGTGGCCGCCATTGAACGGGCTGGCGGGCAGCCGGTGTTGGTGGATATTGATGAAGCCACTTACACCATGGCGCCCGCCTCGCTTGACGCAGCAATTCAACATCTGCTGGTCCACCGCCCGGACTTGGCCCCGGCAGCGGTCATTCCGGTGCATCTCTATGGCCATCCTTGCGATATGGACGCCATCACGGCCATTGCCACCCGTCACGGCATGAGCGTGCTTGAAGACTGCGCTCAGGCGCACGGCGCGCGCTATAAAGGTCACATGGTCGGGACAATAGGAGCGGCGGCTTCCTTTAGCTTCTATCCCACCAAAAACTTGGGTGCACTGGGTGATGGGGGGGGGGTGGCCACCAATGACGCAGTCCTGGCCGCAGAAATGGCCGCCCTGCGCCAATATGGCTGGAAAGAACGATACATCAGCGCCAGAACAGGTATAAACAGCCGTCTTGATCCTGTACAAGCTGCGATACTCGCAGTCCAGCTCAAGCATCTGAACGTGGACAATGCCGTTCGCAAACGCATCGCAACTATCTATACCACTGAGCTTGCAGGCTGTGGCCTTATTTTGCCCACAACTGCGTCATGGGCGGAGCACGCGTTTCACCTTTACGTGATACAGTGCTCAAATAGGACGGGTTTTACGGCGTTTTTGCGTGAGCGCGGCGTGGGAACAGCAGTTCATTATCCAGCGCCCGTACATATGCAACCCGCGTATGAAAACCGCATGCTGCTCGCCCCCGGCGGACTGTCCGTGACTGAAAGTATAACGGACCGCATTGTCAGCCTGCCCATGTTTCCACAGTTGAGCCATGATGATGTGGCGCGCGTCTGTTCGGCAGCACGTCAATGGGCTAAAACGCATAATTAG
- a CDS encoding glycosyl transferase, whose protein sequence is MSTRHFCTYFDHNYLPRGIVMLESLHEHCPHAQIHVLCLSDQCHAALAALAYPYVSLIRLPHLEAADPELAATQATRSLIEYYFTITPCLPWHLLTRDDTIDEVTYLDADMMFFSSPEPIFEEAPRASVIITPHKFAPHLAALIKFGMYNVSWLTFRRTTEGMACLAWYRKSCLNWCKDELEADRFADQKYLDAFPQRFAGVHVMQHNGGGVAPWNLAAASVTRRGNAVTVNGETLIFYHAQGFKHIRGPFYSSGFRDYSCSLTCEVRGGIVCQYARRYSLAVQALKGGRGSFVGIRQDLRSNFAFLRDCKSILREWEQQALVVCWSWRKFRHGQGRLCCR, encoded by the coding sequence GTGAGCACCCGACATTTCTGCACTTATTTCGATCACAATTATCTTCCGCGCGGCATAGTCATGCTGGAGAGCCTACATGAACACTGCCCTCACGCGCAAATCCATGTGCTTTGTCTTTCTGACCAGTGTCATGCCGCACTAGCCGCGCTTGCCTATCCTTACGTTTCTTTGATCCGGTTGCCCCATCTTGAAGCCGCGGATCCGGAGTTGGCCGCGACCCAAGCAACCCGCAGCCTCATCGAATATTACTTCACCATTACTCCATGCCTCCCGTGGCACTTGCTGACGCGAGACGATACTATTGATGAGGTTACCTACCTCGACGCAGACATGATGTTTTTCTCATCACCGGAGCCGATTTTTGAAGAAGCGCCAAGAGCTTCGGTCATCATCACCCCACATAAGTTTGCTCCGCATTTGGCAGCTTTAATTAAATTTGGAATGTATAATGTAAGTTGGCTGACATTTCGCAGAACTACGGAAGGGATGGCCTGCCTTGCATGGTACCGCAAGTCCTGCTTGAACTGGTGCAAGGACGAATTGGAGGCTGACCGCTTCGCTGACCAAAAGTATTTGGACGCCTTCCCGCAGCGCTTCGCCGGAGTCCATGTCATGCAACACAATGGAGGTGGTGTCGCCCCCTGGAACCTTGCGGCTGCCTCCGTGACCCGGCGTGGTAATGCGGTTACGGTCAATGGTGAAACGTTGATTTTTTATCATGCTCAAGGTTTTAAGCATATTCGAGGACCATTTTATTCCTCAGGTTTTCGTGATTATTCTTGTTCTTTGACGTGCGAAGTAAGGGGAGGGATAGTTTGCCAATATGCAAGGCGTTATTCGCTTGCTGTGCAGGCGTTAAAAGGGGGGCGGGGCTCTTTTGTCGGTATTCGGCAAGATTTGAGAAGCAACTTTGCTTTTTTACGTGACTGCAAGAGTATTCTGCGAGAATGGGAGCAGCAAGCCTTAGTCGTGTGCTGGTCGTGGCGAAAGTTTCGGCATGGTCAAGGTCGCCTCTGTTGCCGCTGA